One segment of Solanum lycopersicum chromosome 1, SLM_r2.1 DNA contains the following:
- the LOC138342253 gene encoding uncharacterized protein — translation MRFGRKGMLIPRYVGSYEILQRVGEVAYELALPAELASVHLVFHVSMLKKFVSDPPSILPVEGLEVDEILSNEEVPVEILDRHVKRLRNKEIATVKVLWRNHLVEGSTWEAEADIRSRYPNLFSS, via the coding sequence atgaggtttggcaggaAGGGGATGCTGATTCCGAGGTATGTTGGGTCGTATGAGATACTACAGCgtgtgggagaggtggcctatgagttggcattgccTGCAGaactagcttctgttcatctagtctttcatgtctctatgttaaagaagttcGTAAGTGATCCGCCATCGATTCTACCTGTTGAAGGTTTGGAGGTTGATGAAATTTTGTCCAATGAGGAGGTAcctgttgagattttagacagacatgtcaagcggctgaggaacaaggagattgccacagtgaaggtattatggaggaatcatcttgttgagggttctacatgggaggccgaggccgatataAGATCCCGCTACCCCAATCTtttcagctcttga